The following proteins are encoded in a genomic region of Xenopus laevis strain J_2021 chromosome 3L, Xenopus_laevis_v10.1, whole genome shotgun sequence:
- the lysmd2.L gene encoding lysM and putative peptidoglycan-binding domain-containing protein 2 produces MADLSPVIQPHREGGSRYGYTMFPGLESEAELSLSLASTKTRSYGSTGSVAAPLAERYIEHCLSPSDTLQGIALKYGVTMEQIKRANKLFSTDCIFLRKSLNIPVISKKGSLFNGLGSLDSPENETQDTCSSPTEEPALAESHTVSIDSSAKTNQPIVTSDEELSAKDFLQRLDLQIKRSTQAAQRLKEEDDLRHDGSYATCSYQH; encoded by the exons ATGGCTGACCTTTCACCGGTGATTCAGCCTCACAGGGAAGGGGGCTCCCGGTATGGTTACACCATGTTTCCAGGACTCGAGTCTGAAGCCGAATTGTCCCTCAGCCTGGCCAGCACCAAAACCCGCTCGTACGGGAGCACAGGCAGTGTGGCGGCCCCCCTGGCCGAGAGATACATCGAGCACTGCCTCAGCCCGAGCGACACCCTTCAAGGCATCGCGCTCAAGTACGGAGTCACG ATGGAGCAAATTAAAAGAGCCAATAAATTGTTTTCTACCGACTGTATATTTCTGCGGAAATCTTTGAATATTCCAGTTATCTCAAAGAAGGGCTCCCTGTTTAATGGACTTGGCTCATTGGACTCTCCAGAGAATGAAACCCAGGATACTTGTAGTTCTCCAACTGAAGAGCCTGCATTAGCCGAGTCTCATACTGTCTCTATAGACAGCTCTGCAAAAACAAATCAGCCTATTGTTACGTCAGATGAAGAGCTGTCAGCCAAGGACTTTCTTCAGAGATTGGACTTACAGATAAAGAGGTCTACTCAGGCAGCCCAGAGGCTAAAAGAAGAAGATGACCTCAG
- the lysmd2.L gene encoding lysM and putative peptidoglycan-binding domain-containing protein 2 isoform X1, whose translation MLAPSVGPCGGCKKGAPGSVALYFPLPELLPQKMADLSPVIQPHREGGSRYGYTMFPGLESEAELSLSLASTKTRSYGSTGSVAAPLAERYIEHCLSPSDTLQGIALKYGVTMEQIKRANKLFSTDCIFLRKSLNIPVISKKGSLFNGLGSLDSPENETQDTCSSPTEEPALAESHTVSIDSSAKTNQPIVTSDEELSAKDFLQRLDLQIKRSTQAAQRLKEEDDLR comes from the exons ATGTTAGCGCCCTCTGTCGGTCCGTGCGGGGGATGCAAGAAAGGGGCTCCTGGCTCTGTTGCGTTGTATTTTCCGTTACCGGAGCTTCTCCCCCAGAAGATGGCTGACCTTTCACCGGTGATTCAGCCTCACAGGGAAGGGGGCTCCCGGTATGGTTACACCATGTTTCCAGGACTCGAGTCTGAAGCCGAATTGTCCCTCAGCCTGGCCAGCACCAAAACCCGCTCGTACGGGAGCACAGGCAGTGTGGCGGCCCCCCTGGCCGAGAGATACATCGAGCACTGCCTCAGCCCGAGCGACACCCTTCAAGGCATCGCGCTCAAGTACGGAGTCACG ATGGAGCAAATTAAAAGAGCCAATAAATTGTTTTCTACCGACTGTATATTTCTGCGGAAATCTTTGAATATTCCAGTTATCTCAAAGAAGGGCTCCCTGTTTAATGGACTTGGCTCATTGGACTCTCCAGAGAATGAAACCCAGGATACTTGTAGTTCTCCAACTGAAGAGCCTGCATTAGCCGAGTCTCATACTGTCTCTATAGACAGCTCTGCAAAAACAAATCAGCCTATTGTTACGTCAGATGAAGAGCTGTCAGCCAAGGACTTTCTTCAGAGATTGGACTTACAGATAAAGAGGTCTACTCAGGCAGCCCAGAGGCTAAAAGAAGAAGATGACCTCAGGTAA